One Defluviitoga tunisiensis genomic window carries:
- a CDS encoding ROK family transcriptional regulator has protein sequence MKKASLSSLKENNAALIFECLRNNGPMTRANIARQTNLMPSTVSYITNFLIQKNVIREIGSEEVERVGKKGVLLDVNYDDFLFIGYDVGTAYSRVIVSDGKGNLHYSKRFKTKTGEQLLQQIFDNIRNIIEKYNVTGIGMAFPGFVDYERGVVIRAHNLEIKELEIKKIIKKEFKLTAYVDHNTIMMARDLLINNSSKEKDFVVVNIGPGIGVGIVSNERIIRGYKNAAGELGHITVNSEGRLCNCGKRGCLETESSSKGIVKNYAELSGKNFDCEEDCESLAIYQLAKKGDQNAIKAFERAGHYLGIGISALVNILNPEKVYIAGGVAYGWEFLKDAVEKSYEENIFYANSDTKIEVSPIGDYITALGAATFAFEKYIKEEIIA, from the coding sequence ATGAAGAAAGCATCCCTATCTTCTTTAAAAGAAAACAACGCAGCATTAATTTTTGAATGTTTACGTAACAATGGTCCGATGACACGAGCTAACATTGCAAGGCAAACGAACTTAATGCCATCTACAGTGAGTTATATTACCAATTTTCTAATTCAAAAAAATGTTATAAGAGAGATTGGTAGTGAAGAAGTTGAACGAGTAGGGAAAAAAGGTGTTTTATTGGATGTGAATTATGATGATTTTCTTTTTATTGGTTACGATGTTGGAACTGCATATTCAAGAGTTATCGTATCTGATGGAAAAGGAAATCTTCATTATTCAAAAAGATTTAAAACGAAGACTGGTGAACAATTACTACAGCAGATATTTGACAATATAAGGAACATAATTGAAAAATATAATGTTACAGGTATAGGTATGGCTTTTCCAGGTTTTGTAGATTATGAAAGAGGTGTGGTAATAAGGGCTCACAACTTAGAAATAAAAGAATTAGAAATAAAAAAAATAATCAAAAAAGAGTTTAAATTAACTGCCTACGTTGATCATAATACAATAATGATGGCTAGAGACTTACTGATAAACAACTCCTCAAAAGAAAAGGACTTTGTTGTAGTAAATATTGGTCCTGGAATAGGTGTTGGGATAGTAAGTAATGAAAGAATTATACGGGGTTATAAAAATGCTGCCGGTGAATTAGGACATATTACCGTTAATTCTGAGGGAAGATTGTGCAACTGTGGGAAAAGAGGTTGTTTAGAAACCGAAAGCTCTAGTAAAGGAATAGTAAAAAACTATGCTGAATTATCGGGTAAAAATTTTGATTGTGAAGAAGATTGTGAATCTTTAGCTATTTATCAATTAGCTAAAAAAGGAGATCAAAATGCGATAAAGGCCTTTGAAAGAGCCGGCCACTACTTAGGTATAGGTATTTCAGCACTTGTAAATATATTAAACCCTGAAAAGGTATATATAGCTGGCGGTGTTGCATATGGTTGGGAATTTTTGAAAGACGCTGTTGAGAAAAGCTACGAAGAGAATATATTTTATGCAAATAGCGATACAAAGATCGAAGTTTCACCAATAGGAGACTATATAACAGCCTTAGGTGCTGCAACTTTTGCTTTTGAAAAGTATATAAAAGAAGAGATTATTGCTTAA
- a CDS encoding tagaturonate epimerase family protein, whose amino-acid sequence MFSKLPKQGISLGLGDRVGLATPGHIKVAKRHEFFPVFAQQSIRELNFTGRTFHDVKKDVENAVIKENYEGKSGFDGDHLKTDEEIKMAIDSGITMLTLDCSEYMGVVSKIKEKIYKGFYGKTFKVKDLDLEYSQEELEKILSIYSGVIERIIYIWNNFPKVKNKDVSFEVSIDETNIPTDEKTHFLLSKYLYDEGITIDTLAPRFPGEFQKGIDYIGNIKEFKNSLMKHHKIASYFGYRLSIHSGSDKFSIYPYVSQITQGNYHLKTSGTSYLQALKIIAQKAPDFFKEIWKTCLDKRTEMDKYYHLSCDPFSVPKDLKPIEYLNNPDARQTLHVSYMFVLNPKYDFRNRFFEILTKYENEYHIEVAEHIKRHVKELKIPEKIQN is encoded by the coding sequence ATGTTCTCAAAATTACCTAAACAAGGAATTTCATTAGGTCTTGGAGATAGAGTAGGTTTAGCAACGCCAGGTCATATAAAGGTGGCCAAACGACATGAGTTCTTTCCCGTTTTTGCACAACAAAGTATTAGAGAATTGAACTTTACTGGAAGGACTTTTCACGATGTTAAAAAAGATGTCGAAAATGCTGTAATTAAAGAAAATTATGAAGGTAAGAGTGGTTTTGATGGTGATCATCTAAAAACAGATGAAGAGATAAAAATGGCAATAGATTCTGGAATAACAATGTTAACCTTAGATTGTTCGGAATACATGGGTGTTGTTTCGAAGATTAAAGAAAAGATCTATAAGGGATTTTATGGAAAAACATTCAAGGTAAAAGATTTAGACTTAGAATATTCCCAAGAAGAACTTGAGAAGATTTTATCTATCTATTCAGGGGTAATTGAAAGAATAATTTATATATGGAATAACTTTCCAAAAGTAAAAAACAAAGATGTATCTTTTGAGGTTTCTATAGATGAAACAAATATTCCAACAGATGAAAAAACACATTTTTTGTTATCAAAGTACCTATATGATGAAGGAATTACAATTGATACACTAGCTCCAAGATTTCCAGGTGAATTTCAAAAGGGTATCGACTATATTGGAAATATTAAAGAATTTAAAAATTCGTTGATGAAGCATCATAAAATAGCAAGTTACTTTGGGTATAGACTTTCAATTCATTCTGGAAGTGATAAATTTTCTATATATCCTTATGTATCTCAAATTACTCAAGGAAACTATCATCTTAAAACTTCTGGAACTAGTTACTTACAGGCACTAAAAATAATAGCTCAAAAAGCCCCCGATTTTTTTAAAGAAATATGGAAAACCTGTCTAGATAAACGAACAGAAATGGATAAATATTATCATCTATCCTGCGATCCTTTTTCTGTTCCTAAAGATTTAAAACCTATAGAGTATTTAAACAATCCCGATGCGAGACAAACCCTGCATGTTTCTTATATGTTTGTACTGAATCCAAAATACGATTTCAGAAATAGGTTCTTTGAAATACTAACTAAATATGAAAATGAATACCATATTGAAGTAGCTGAACATATTAAAAGACATGTTAAAGAATTAAAGATCCCTGAAAAAATACAAAACTAA
- a CDS encoding dihydrodipicolinate synthase family protein, producing the protein MFEGIFTSLITPFNEENKVDLERLNNLLFYLNDKVHGFFILGTYGSTALLCEDEKKEIIKHVLKNSSNKKVIVHAGESNPDTSVKLAQFAQSQGANAVAFVPPYFYGYSEEEIILYFQKILREITIPVFVYLNPPRVGYNLSVQCIHQLAEIGIYGIKDTTNNLNYFYDLSTNVDLEKFNYLSGSEMYLNPTMFHGGKGAISAMSNVFPEYVVNVYDSLKNRNMESYKESMKYLFAYRKIRKVGQGIPVVHAMLNLKGIDVGYPRFPFKYDEGLVNKVSELIKCLRTNQID; encoded by the coding sequence ATGTTTGAAGGTATATTTACTTCGTTAATTACACCTTTTAATGAAGAAAATAAAGTAGACTTGGAAAGATTGAATAATCTCTTATTTTATCTAAATGATAAGGTCCATGGATTTTTTATTTTAGGTACCTATGGTTCAACTGCTTTATTGTGTGAAGATGAAAAAAAAGAGATAATAAAACATGTTTTAAAAAACTCGTCAAATAAAAAAGTTATTGTTCATGCAGGGGAAAGTAATCCCGATACTTCTGTTAAACTAGCACAATTTGCGCAAAGTCAAGGAGCTAATGCTGTAGCATTTGTTCCACCTTATTTTTATGGCTATAGTGAAGAAGAAATTATATTGTATTTTCAAAAAATTTTAAGAGAAATAACTATTCCTGTGTTTGTATATCTTAATCCTCCACGTGTTGGATATAATCTTTCTGTTCAATGCATACATCAATTAGCAGAAATAGGTATATATGGTATTAAAGATACTACTAATAATTTAAATTATTTTTACGATTTATCAACAAACGTTGATTTAGAGAAGTTTAATTATTTAAGTGGGTCAGAAATGTATTTAAATCCTACAATGTTTCATGGTGGGAAAGGGGCTATTTCAGCTATGTCAAACGTTTTTCCTGAATATGTTGTTAATGTTTATGATTCTTTAAAGAATAGAAATATGGAATCTTATAAGGAATCAATGAAATATTTGTTTGCCTACAGAAAAATAAGGAAAGTAGGACAGGGAATTCCAGTTGTTCATGCAATGTTGAATTTAAAAGGAATAGATGTTGGTTATCCTAGATTTCCTTTTAAGTATGATGAAGGGTTAGTCAATAAAGTAAGTGAGTTAATAAAATGCTTAAGAACTAATCAGATTGACTGA
- a CDS encoding tripartite tricarboxylate transporter substrate binding protein, whose product MKKYLVTFLVLVLLFLSSFANYPTKAVTIICPWSAGGGSDRIARVIANGLEEEFGKPFVVLNKPGGGGAVGHTAGAYAKPDGYTLTFVTQELATLHWLGFAKVNYENFEYIIQVNEDPAGVVVRKDAPWNTINDLLQDIKANPGKYKFSGSGPASVWDLSRVGMLDKAGISPSNVLWVPTDGAAPALVELLGGHVDVITCSIAEVSPQIKAGEVRALAVMSDERLSEFPDVPTLKEQGIDWSSGTWRGLAAPKGTPKEIINIIYQNMLKVVNKENFIDFMKKNGFGIKIRDPESFFEFVKKEDGEWKYLLQLGGYI is encoded by the coding sequence ATGAAAAAGTATTTAGTTACTTTTTTAGTATTAGTTCTATTATTTTTGAGTTCTTTTGCAAACTATCCTACAAAAGCGGTAACGATCATTTGTCCATGGTCAGCTGGTGGAGGAAGTGATAGAATAGCAAGGGTTATTGCAAATGGATTAGAAGAAGAATTTGGTAAACCTTTTGTAGTATTGAATAAACCAGGTGGAGGAGGAGCAGTAGGGCACACTGCTGGAGCATATGCAAAACCGGATGGTTATACTTTAACATTTGTAACTCAAGAATTGGCAACACTTCATTGGCTCGGTTTTGCTAAAGTAAATTATGAAAATTTTGAGTACATAATTCAAGTAAATGAAGATCCTGCCGGTGTAGTTGTAAGAAAAGATGCTCCTTGGAATACAATAAACGATTTACTTCAGGATATAAAAGCTAATCCCGGAAAATATAAATTCTCTGGTTCTGGACCAGCTTCAGTATGGGACCTGAGTCGTGTTGGTATGTTGGACAAAGCAGGCATTTCTCCAAGTAATGTATTGTGGGTTCCAACAGATGGAGCTGCCCCCGCTTTGGTTGAATTATTAGGCGGACATGTTGACGTCATTACTTGTAGTATTGCAGAAGTTTCCCCTCAGATTAAAGCTGGAGAAGTAAGAGCTTTGGCAGTAATGTCTGATGAACGTCTCTCTGAATTTCCTGATGTGCCTACATTAAAAGAGCAAGGGATAGATTGGTCTTCAGGAACTTGGAGAGGATTGGCTGCTCCAAAAGGAACTCCAAAAGAAATTATTAATATAATTTATCAAAACATGCTGAAAGTAGTCAACAAAGAGAATTTTATTGATTTTATGAAGAAAAATGGTTTTGGTATAAAAATAAGAGATCCAGAATCTTTTTTTGAATTTGTAAAAAAAGAAGATGGTGAATGGAAGTACCTTCTTCAATTGGGAGGATATATTTAA
- a CDS encoding tripartite tricarboxylate transporter TctB family protein, translating to MKKQKGNFWFGLTLVLIAIIDFYQTIKFPSFEVSGIRLPGPAFFPVILGIVFFIGGVYEIICSFMSGNTFKINLGWFKSWENRNIIFFLLSSLIYVILLNYFGFIICTLILLVILMLRLRVKFLTSIGISLIVLAIILVVFQFFFNVSFPTGIFSFI from the coding sequence ATGAAAAAACAAAAGGGTAATTTTTGGTTTGGGTTAACACTTGTTTTAATAGCTATTATCGATTTTTATCAAACAATAAAGTTCCCCTCTTTTGAAGTAAGTGGTATAAGATTACCTGGCCCAGCATTTTTTCCAGTAATTCTAGGGATAGTTTTTTTTATAGGTGGTGTGTATGAAATAATATGCTCCTTCATGAGTGGAAATACTTTTAAAATAAATTTAGGTTGGTTCAAAAGTTGGGAAAATAGAAATATTATTTTTTTTCTTCTTTCTTCATTAATATATGTTATTTTACTTAATTATTTTGGTTTTATAATATGTACATTAATTTTATTAGTAATATTAATGTTAAGATTAAGGGTCAAATTTTTAACAAGTATTGGTATTTCCCTAATTGTATTGGCTATCATTTTAGTTGTCTTTCAGTTTTTCTTTAATGTATCGTTTCCAACTGGAATATTTAGTTTCATTTGA
- a CDS encoding tripartite tricarboxylate transporter permease translates to MTIMDLFSPEILIPWILSMFLGVFVGGIPGLTATMAVALIAPISYYMNPLAGFAMVLGVSFTSIFAGDIPATLLKMPGTPSSGAAILDGYELAKQGKGGLALTIDLICSALGGLVGVLALILLAPFLANFALKFTHYEYFWLGIFGLSIAAILSKGNTIRGLISACLGLFISTIGMDATTGYPRFTFGSIELLGGIEFIPAMIGLFGFSEVLNIVSSKSELKHSGVKGKFKLPFKEALTIIWKNKWTFIKSSVIGTFIGALPGAGADIAAWVSYGVAKNSSKEPEKFGTGSMEGVIAPTSANNAALGGTWIPALVFGIPGDSITAIVLGIMLMYNLQPGPLVFQNNPEIIKALFSIAIISQLFLIIVGYIGIKLFGIVLKLPQNIIAPIVTVFSFVGAYAIRNSVFDIVVMIIFGLIGYLLNKINVPTPPMILGIILGPMVENNLRIGLIKSNGSFLPFLARPISAILVIIIVVLYSAPYIFKLFSNSKKSVN, encoded by the coding sequence ATGACTATTATGGATCTTTTTTCTCCAGAAATTTTGATTCCATGGATTTTATCAATGTTTTTAGGTGTATTTGTAGGTGGAATTCCCGGACTAACTGCTACTATGGCTGTTGCTTTAATTGCTCCAATCAGTTACTATATGAATCCATTAGCAGGTTTTGCTATGGTTCTAGGAGTTTCTTTTACTTCAATCTTTGCTGGAGATATACCAGCGACTCTTTTAAAAATGCCTGGAACACCTTCTTCTGGTGCTGCAATTTTAGATGGCTATGAATTGGCAAAACAAGGTAAGGGAGGTTTAGCCTTAACTATAGACCTTATCTGTTCAGCGTTAGGTGGATTGGTCGGAGTGTTAGCTTTAATATTATTAGCTCCTTTTTTGGCTAACTTTGCCTTGAAATTTACACACTATGAATATTTTTGGCTTGGGATTTTTGGGCTTAGTATAGCAGCAATTCTTTCTAAAGGAAATACTATAAGAGGTTTGATTTCTGCTTGTCTGGGTTTGTTTATTTCAACTATAGGAATGGATGCAACAACAGGATATCCTAGATTTACTTTTGGAAGTATTGAATTACTAGGAGGAATTGAATTTATTCCTGCTATGATTGGATTATTTGGATTTTCTGAAGTGTTAAATATTGTAAGCTCAAAATCAGAATTGAAACACTCTGGTGTGAAAGGAAAGTTTAAATTACCTTTTAAGGAAGCTCTAACAATTATATGGAAAAACAAATGGACTTTTATTAAATCTTCAGTTATAGGGACTTTTATTGGAGCACTTCCTGGAGCTGGTGCTGATATTGCTGCATGGGTTTCTTACGGAGTTGCAAAAAATAGTTCAAAAGAACCAGAAAAGTTTGGAACAGGGAGTATGGAGGGGGTTATAGCTCCTACATCTGCAAATAATGCCGCATTAGGGGGAACATGGATTCCTGCTCTTGTTTTTGGTATACCGGGAGATTCAATAACAGCGATTGTTCTAGGAATCATGCTAATGTATAATTTACAACCTGGTCCATTAGTTTTTCAAAATAATCCTGAGATAATTAAGGCATTATTTTCCATAGCAATAATTTCACAGTTATTCCTCATTATTGTTGGATATATTGGAATTAAATTATTTGGTATTGTATTAAAACTTCCACAAAATATTATTGCTCCAATTGTAACTGTATTTTCATTTGTAGGAGCTTATGCAATTAGAAACAGTGTGTTTGACATTGTGGTTATGATAATTTTTGGATTAATTGGTTATTTATTAAATAAAATAAATGTTCCAACTCCTCCAATGATTTTAGGAATTATTTTGGGTCCTATGGTTGAGAATAATTTAAGAATTGGGTTAATCAAGTCTAATGGAAGTTTTTTACCGTTTTTGGCCAGACCAATTTCAGCTATTTTAGTTATTATAATAGTTGTTTTGTATTCTGCTCCCTACATATTTAAACTATTTAGCAATAGTAAAAAAAGTGTTAATTAA
- a CDS encoding sugar kinase → MDVVTLGETMVLFVPTETGPLKYIYQFNKHIGGAESNVAIGLSKLGVKAGWISKLGKDGFGDYIESFIRGEGVDVSQVKRDEEHPTGVFFKERVEIGESRIYYYRKGSAASFMDENDLDEQYIAQAKYLHITGITPGLSESCFRAVYKAIEIAKKHNLKIVFDPNIRFKVWNDKEQMKKIILDIASKSDILLPGLSEAKILLELSDEIDILNRFLDLGPEIVVLKVGEDGAYLGTREEITHISGYKVERIVDPIGAGDAFAAGFLAGLINGYTLKDAVRLANAAGAFALTVKGDVEGLPTWGDLEAFFGNNDGFTR, encoded by the coding sequence ATGGATGTAGTAACTTTAGGTGAAACAATGGTTCTTTTTGTGCCTACAGAAACTGGCCCTTTAAAATATATCTATCAATTTAATAAACATATTGGAGGCGCAGAATCAAACGTTGCTATAGGTCTTTCAAAATTGGGTGTTAAAGCTGGATGGATCAGTAAGTTAGGAAAAGATGGATTTGGGGATTATATCGAATCTTTTATTAGAGGTGAAGGTGTCGATGTATCACAAGTAAAAAGAGATGAAGAGCATCCTACAGGAGTATTTTTTAAAGAGAGGGTTGAAATTGGAGAAAGTAGGATATACTATTATAGGAAAGGCTCTGCTGCTAGTTTTATGGATGAGAACGACTTAGACGAACAATATATTGCCCAGGCAAAGTATTTGCATATAACGGGCATAACTCCAGGCTTAAGCGAATCATGTTTTAGAGCCGTTTATAAAGCTATAGAAATAGCAAAAAAACATAATTTAAAAATAGTATTTGATCCAAACATTAGGTTTAAAGTGTGGAACGATAAAGAACAAATGAAAAAAATTATCTTAGATATAGCAAGTAAATCTGATATATTACTTCCAGGATTAAGTGAGGCAAAAATCTTGTTAGAATTATCTGACGAAATTGATATATTAAATAGATTTTTAGATCTTGGTCCTGAGATAGTTGTATTAAAGGTTGGAGAAGATGGGGCATATTTAGGTACAAGGGAAGAAATAACTCATATTTCTGGATATAAAGTTGAAAGAATAGTAGATCCAATTGGTGCAGGAGATGCCTTTGCTGCAGGATTTTTAGCGGGGTTAATTAATGGATATACGTTAAAAGATGCCGTAAGATTAGCAAATGCTGCAGGTGCCTTTGCTCTGACTGTAAAGGGTGATGTGGAGGGGTTACCTACCTGGGGAGATCTAGAAGCTTTTTTTGGAAATAATGATGGATTTACAAGGTAG
- a CDS encoding IclR family transcriptional regulator — MAILDYIVNSPTPVSATEIAREFEMSISNAYKYLDDLYRGELLTKNKDRTYIPSFKLVEYGSIILKKINLRDLAQPHLVDLMVKTGQTVHLVVKDGDEGVYIEKIEGPHSLPMMSKIGMRMNLYATGFGKAILAYLPQQELEEYLRTAQLEKRAKNTITDPEKLKKQLSEIRKMGYAVDNEENENGIFCIGAPIFNYDNQVIGAVSISMSTSQAKETKVDEYARFVVDCTRKISRLLGYKE, encoded by the coding sequence ATAGCCATACTCGATTATATTGTTAATTCTCCTACGCCAGTAAGTGCTACAGAAATTGCTCGTGAATTTGAGATGTCGATATCTAATGCATATAAATACTTAGATGATTTGTATAGAGGAGAACTGTTAACTAAAAATAAAGATAGAACATATATTCCCAGCTTTAAACTTGTGGAATATGGTAGTATAATCCTGAAAAAAATAAACCTCAGAGATTTAGCCCAACCACATCTAGTTGATTTAATGGTCAAAACTGGTCAAACTGTTCACTTAGTTGTAAAAGATGGTGACGAAGGGGTATATATAGAAAAGATTGAAGGTCCTCATTCTTTGCCTATGATGTCAAAGATAGGAATGAGAATGAACTTATATGCAACTGGTTTTGGGAAGGCAATTTTAGCCTATTTACCTCAACAAGAATTGGAAGAATATTTAAGAACGGCCCAGTTAGAAAAAAGGGCAAAAAACACAATTACAGATCCAGAAAAATTAAAAAAGCAATTATCAGAAATAAGAAAAATGGGCTACGCAGTAGATAATGAAGAAAATGAAAACGGTATTTTTTGTATTGGGGCACCCATTTTTAATTATGACAATCAAGTTATTGGGGCTGTTAGTATTTCTATGAGTACATCTCAAGCTAAAGAGACAAAAGTTGACGAATATGCAAGGTTTGTCGTGGATTGTACGAGAAAAATATCTCGTTTGTTAGGTTATAAAGAATAA
- a CDS encoding Rqc2 family fibronectin-binding protein: protein MPFDGLVLYKVLREVKEHVIGERIRNIYQPVYYQVLLQLSNNYLLFSLQNPSYMLLLAEKPDIPMEPAHFAQFLRKRIRNGRILQVEQLGLDRLGFIEIESYDDERSEKVIYKLYFELMGRNSNLILVNEEGKIEEAYKHVHDDFRPILPGAKFIPYYDDSKLNILRDNVSILDDSFLNNLMGFSKKSKDFLKIIGVEKAIQDLNDSHLYFFKDNNKFDAVAITPNNYSYEKLTPSEAILKVFQERANQSRFLEIKRYLEKNVNNFIERSEKTKDLILKDLSEEELLEELETKGKLLQSYLFKIKKGDKYLPVIDWNSGLEIVIEIDPLLSPTQNLEKYYKEIKRIKNKVEFAKKRIKEVNNELEYLYQLLETITSAQDLETLIEIREEMKEQGLIRETKKPKREKKFETSYRKYEYEGFEILVGKNNKQNDDLTRSASREDIWLHTHEIPGSHVIIKSAGRAVPEQVIKYAARIAATFSKAKMSSNVAVDYTQRKNVWKPKGAKPGMWLYENYETIIVEPLKDIF from the coding sequence GTGCCATTTGATGGTTTAGTATTGTATAAGGTTTTACGAGAAGTAAAAGAACATGTTATAGGTGAAAGAATTAGAAACATTTACCAACCTGTCTATTATCAAGTATTATTACAGTTATCAAATAATTATTTGTTATTTTCTCTGCAAAACCCTTCTTATATGCTCTTATTAGCTGAGAAACCCGATATACCTATGGAACCAGCACATTTTGCTCAGTTTCTAAGAAAAAGAATTAGAAACGGTAGAATTTTACAAGTTGAACAACTAGGCTTAGATAGACTGGGTTTTATTGAAATAGAAAGCTATGACGATGAAAGATCAGAAAAAGTCATATATAAGTTATATTTTGAATTGATGGGTAGAAATTCCAACTTAATTTTAGTTAACGAAGAAGGTAAAATCGAGGAGGCATACAAACACGTACATGATGACTTTAGACCCATTTTACCCGGTGCTAAATTTATTCCTTATTATGATGATTCAAAATTAAATATTTTGAGGGATAATGTATCAATTTTAGATGATTCATTTTTAAATAATCTAATGGGATTTTCAAAGAAATCTAAAGATTTTCTCAAAATTATTGGTGTTGAAAAAGCAATTCAAGATCTTAATGATTCTCATTTATACTTCTTTAAAGATAATAACAAATTTGATGCAGTTGCTATAACACCTAACAATTATTCTTATGAAAAGTTAACTCCTTCAGAGGCTATACTTAAGGTTTTTCAGGAAAGGGCTAACCAGTCTAGATTTTTGGAGATAAAGAGGTATCTAGAAAAAAATGTGAATAACTTTATTGAAAGATCAGAAAAAACTAAAGATCTGATTTTAAAGGATTTATCTGAAGAAGAGCTTTTGGAAGAACTTGAAACAAAAGGTAAATTGCTTCAGAGCTATTTATTTAAAATAAAAAAAGGAGACAAATATCTTCCTGTAATTGATTGGAACAGTGGGTTGGAGATTGTTATAGAAATAGATCCTTTATTATCTCCAACACAAAATTTAGAAAAATACTACAAAGAGATAAAACGAATCAAGAACAAAGTTGAGTTTGCTAAGAAAAGAATTAAGGAAGTTAATAATGAGTTGGAGTATCTTTATCAGCTTTTAGAAACAATTACCTCAGCCCAAGACCTTGAAACTTTAATAGAAATAAGGGAAGAAATGAAAGAACAAGGTTTAATTAGAGAAACTAAAAAACCTAAAAGAGAAAAAAAGTTCGAAACATCTTACAGAAAATATGAGTATGAAGGTTTTGAAATATTAGTGGGTAAAAATAATAAACAAAATGATGATTTAACAAGATCAGCATCAAGAGAAGACATTTGGCTCCATACACATGAAATTCCGGGTTCTCATGTGATAATTAAATCTGCTGGAAGAGCCGTACCAGAGCAAGTAATCAAGTATGCAGCACGAATAGCTGCTACATTTTCAAAGGCTAAAATGTCCTCTAATGTAGCTGTTGATTATACTCAAAGAAAAAACGTATGGAAACCCAAAGGAGCTAAACCCGGGATGTGGCTATATGAAAACTATGAAACAATTATAGTTGAGCCATTAAAGGACATATTTTAA